ACTATTAAGCTAAAAACATCTTACTATTTCAATATAACCACCTCCTCAATAAATGTAATAAATAATAAAAAAATTATATAATAATCAAAATATGAAAAAATATGTAAATAAATAGCGAAAAAAATATGATTATTCCTCAAATAAGATATTATGAAATTTATTGGCCCAGAAATTAGTGTTCATTTCCATTTTATCTTTCTGAGCCCCAAATCCAATAACATATAAACCAGGTTTTAAATCTACAATTAGATGTTTAAGTTCATGAATTAAGGCTTTTTTGCGTTTTTTCTCATTTAAATTTTTATTAATCAATATATGATATTTACCTTTAGAGGAGTAATAGAGCATTCCCCAGATACCAGGACCTAAACTTACCAGATGTTTTTTAACCTCAGTACCAACAAGAGCAGAAGCTTCTTTACAGGTCAATTACAGATCATCAATTTCTTCATCCTCGATAGCTTTTATTACTCTAATGATTCTTTTTATTTCTTTAGGTTCAAGGTCTCTGGTTTGTTTAAATAATAATTGTAAGTCCTCTCTTTTAGATAATTCCTTCCAAAAATTATAGAGTTCAGGATTATCAGATATAGCTTCAGAAATAGTTCTAACTGGATTTTTTTTATCAATTCTTCCTAAAAGATAATCAGAAGACACACCAAAAATATCAGCCAATTTATTTACTGTCTCATAATTAACTTTTCTTTCTCCTCTTTCATATAAGCCTATAGCTCCTCGGGTTATTCCCAGTTTTTCTGCCAGATCTTCCTGGGTCATATTATTTTCTTTTCTCAATTCTTTAATTATTTTTCCTATCGACATTTTGACACTCCTTTTATTTTTTGCCTAATATAATTATACTACATTATGTATCTAAAGTAAAGAATTAATTTGCATATGTTAATAAAAAATCTTGACAGTAACAATAAGTATCTATATACTGTTATGTATTGGAATATTATTCATTAAAAGGTGTGATTTGTATGAGAAAGGTACTTAAAGAAAAAAGAAAAGAAAGGGGGATGACCCAGGCAGAAATAGCTAAAGAATTTGGTATTACGAGGGCTTTTTACGGTCATATTGAAAGAGAAACTCGTAATCCAACTCTGAATTTAGCTGCAGAGATGGCAGATTTTTTTAATGACAATATTGAAAATTTATTTATTAACTAAAATCTATTAGGAGGATGATATAGTTGCCTTTAATTAGTGGAGACTATCAATCAGAAAATAAATTAAATGAAAAAAGTTTAGATATTAATAACATAATTTTGCAATTAATTTATAAAAGTCAAAAGAATTTACCATTTTCCCTTAATGTCAAAGATCTAGCTAAAATTTTACCTCATAGTAATACTAAAATATATTTAATGCTTGAAAGTGGAGAATTACCTGCCAGAAAAATTGGTGGTAAATGGGTAATATCCAGAGATTATTTTTTGGCCTGGTATTATGGAGTGGATCTAAATGAAACGCAATTATCTAAAATTATGTGATTTATATTTATAATTTTAAAAATATTAAAACTAAACAAGGGGTGTTATTTTGAAATATAGATATAATAGGATTTCAGAAAGATTCTGGACAGATGAAAAAGTTCTTAACTGGGACAATAATACAAAATTTTTGGCTCTCTATTTATTGACCTGTCCTCATAGAAATACCGAGGGATTATTTAGACTCCCAAAACAATATATAATAGCAGATTTAAATTGGGATAAACAAGAGTTAGATAAAGCCTTTAACCAACTGTTAGAAGATGGTTTTATAGAATATGATGAAAAGGTTAAGGTTATTTATATACCAAGGGCTATCAAGTATCAATCACCTGATAATCCCAATCAGGAAAAGTCTGCTATAAGGAAATTAAAAGAGATTCCAAAGACTGAATTAATGGATAAATTTATAACAGAAACAAGAAAACATAATAAAGGGTTTGGCGAACGCTTAGTTAAACAGTTTGGTAAACCTCGAACTCGAACTCAAGCTCTTTCTCGAACTCAATCTCTTAAAAACTCTTCGTCAGGGTTCGGAAAAAATGAAGTGGTAGAAAAAGACTTTCCAGAAGACTCTAAAGCCTATAAAGCAGCCAGTTATTTAAGAGAAAAGATCTTAGAAAACAACCTCAGGGCCAGTGTTCCAACTACAGACTCTGAAGATAAAAGAATGAAAAGTTGGGCTAAAGAGATGGATAGATTACATCGTTTAGGACCTATAGGAGCAAAAGAAGAAGATAACAAAGGCTACAGCTGGAAAGAA
The genomic region above belongs to Halanaerobiales bacterium and contains:
- a CDS encoding helix-turn-helix transcriptional regulator, whose protein sequence is MSIGKIIKELRKENNMTQEDLAEKLGITRGAIGLYERGERKVNYETVNKLADIFGVSSDYLLGRIDKKNPVRTISEAISDNPELYNFWKELSKREDLQLLFKQTRDLEPKEIKRIIRVIKAIEDEEIDDL
- a CDS encoding helix-turn-helix transcriptional regulator translates to MRKVLKEKRKERGMTQAEIAKEFGITRAFYGHIERETRNPTLNLAAEMADFFNDNIENLFIN
- a CDS encoding helix-turn-helix domain-containing protein, with protein sequence MPLISGDYQSENKLNEKSLDINNIILQLIYKSQKNLPFSLNVKDLAKILPHSNTKIYLMLESGELPARKIGGKWVISRDYFLAWYYGVDLNETQLSKIM